In one Umezawaea sp. Da 62-37 genomic region, the following are encoded:
- a CDS encoding long-chain fatty acid--CoA ligase gives MSLTAYLDKGASLGRDAPCLTMDGKSLSYGDVQELSHSVARALARAGVRAGDKVGILSGNDPTAFACVFGIARRGAVWCPINPRNAAGENRELLELFDCVALLHAPAYADLVAEIAPALPLLTTVVPLDDLDTWLDSDGDAAVDYDATPPDDTVMIVGTGGTTGRPKGVQLTDRNLEAMTALTLMAYPFEPRPVYLAMAPLTHAAGVLCFPVMAMGGEIVVMPAPDLSSFLELVERHRVTHTFLPPTLIYMLLAHERLTSTDLTSLRCFWYGAAPMSPARLEQALTAIGPVMAQLFGQSEAPMMISMLAPADHFLPDGTIARARLTSAGRPGPLVTVAVMDDEGGLLPNGSRGEIVVRGSLVMRGYYKNPSATAEASRFGWHHTGDIGYLDDDGYLFIVDRAKDMIITGGFNVYSAEVEQALMAHPAVRDCGVVGLPDEKWGERVVAVVQPQPDMTADPAELVAFVKERIGSDKAPKQIHIWPDLPRSTVGKVLKTDIKARLRSG, from the coding sequence ATGTCCCTGACGGCGTACCTGGACAAGGGGGCGTCGCTCGGACGCGACGCCCCCTGCCTGACGATGGACGGGAAGTCGCTGTCCTACGGCGACGTGCAGGAACTGTCGCACTCGGTCGCCCGCGCGCTGGCCCGCGCGGGCGTCCGGGCGGGCGACAAGGTCGGGATCCTGTCGGGCAACGACCCGACGGCGTTCGCCTGCGTGTTCGGCATCGCCCGGCGCGGAGCCGTGTGGTGCCCGATCAACCCGCGCAACGCGGCGGGGGAGAACCGGGAGCTGCTGGAGCTGTTCGACTGCGTGGCCCTGCTGCACGCCCCCGCCTACGCCGACCTCGTCGCCGAGATCGCGCCCGCGCTGCCGCTGCTGACCACCGTGGTGCCGCTGGACGACCTGGACACCTGGCTCGACAGCGACGGCGACGCCGCCGTCGACTACGACGCCACGCCGCCCGACGACACGGTCATGATCGTCGGCACCGGCGGCACCACCGGCAGGCCGAAGGGGGTGCAGCTGACCGACCGCAACCTCGAGGCGATGACCGCACTCACGCTCATGGCCTACCCGTTCGAACCGCGCCCGGTGTACCTCGCCATGGCGCCGCTCACCCACGCGGCGGGCGTGCTGTGCTTCCCCGTGATGGCCATGGGCGGCGAGATCGTCGTCATGCCCGCCCCCGACCTCAGCTCGTTCCTGGAACTCGTCGAACGGCACCGCGTCACGCACACGTTCCTGCCGCCCACGCTCATCTACATGCTGCTCGCCCACGAACGCCTGACCTCGACGGACCTGACCTCGCTGCGCTGCTTCTGGTACGGCGCCGCCCCGATGTCACCCGCCAGACTGGAACAGGCCCTCACCGCCATCGGCCCCGTCATGGCCCAGCTCTTCGGCCAGTCCGAAGCCCCCATGATGATCTCCATGCTGGCCCCGGCCGACCACTTCCTGCCCGACGGCACCATCGCCCGCGCCCGCCTCACCTCGGCGGGCCGCCCCGGCCCACTGGTCACCGTCGCGGTCATGGACGACGAGGGCGGACTGCTCCCGAACGGCTCGCGCGGCGAGATCGTCGTCCGCGGCTCCCTGGTCATGCGCGGCTACTACAAGAACCCGTCGGCGACCGCGGAGGCGTCCAGGTTCGGCTGGCACCACACCGGCGACATCGGCTACCTCGACGACGACGGCTACCTCTTCATCGTCGACCGCGCCAAGGACATGATCATCACCGGCGGCTTCAACGTCTACTCGGCGGAGGTCGAACAGGCCCTCATGGCCCACCCCGCGGTCCGCGACTGCGGTGTCGTCGGCCTCCCGGACGAGAAGTGGGGCGAACGCGTGGTGGCCGTCGTCCAACCCCAACCGGACATGACCGCCGACCCCGCCGAGCTGGTCGCGTTCGTCAAGGAGCGCATCGGCAGCGACAAGGCGCCCAAGCAGATCCACATCTGGCCGGACCTGCCCCGCTCCACCGTCGGCAAGGTGCTGAAGACCGACATCAAGGCCCGACTCAGGTCCGGCTGA